AAGCGCGTAACTTTTACTTCGAAGCTACGCGCCTATAGTTGGTTTATAATCAGGTGTTTCGGGCTGTTCCGCGTGACTGCGTAGCTTTTTTATGATTTTGAAGGTTCTTCGTCACTTTAGGTGCAAGCTATTGCATTGAGCCTTTTATTTATAGTGCTTTTACCAACTTTTTATCAGATTCAATAAATGGCTTATTAAAAAGCATGTAGAGTCTTTATTAAATAAGCATTTGAGACCGTTTGCTTGCACCTAAAGTGACGAAGAACCATTTTGAAGAAAAGTCTGTGATGTTTTACGATCTGATTAAAAGACCGTTGAGAAAATTTATAATTTGTATTCTTCTATTTTTCTGTATAACGTGGTCAAACCAATTTTTAGTAGTCGGGCTGCTTCAGTTTTGTTTCCTTTGGTGTATTCAAGCACGCGAGCAATATGTCTGCGTTCCATTGCTGCCAGTTCGAAGTTTGAATAACTTTTTCCTACTATCTCTTCGAAATGAGTGTTTTGAATTTCTATAGGAAGATCCTGAAGGGTTAATTCATCCTCGTTACAGATGATGAGGCTCCGTTCAATAACGTTGCGAAGTTCACGAATATTTCCTTTCCAGTTATGTTGTGTCAGTGCATCAATAAATTCATCGCTAACTTTCAGTATTTGTTTTGATAGCTTAGTTCCGAAGTCTTCTATAAAAGAGCGGGCAATAAATTCAATATCTTCTTTTCGTTCACGTAAAGCCGGTAAGTGAATCTGAAAAACAGAAAGGCGGTAGAATAAATCTTCCCGGAAATGATTTTCTTCTATTTCTTTTGCCAGATTGCGATTGGTAGCTGCAATGATCCGTACATTCACTTTAGTTGGTTTTGTCTCACCTATTTTTATAAATTCACCTGTTTCAAGAATGCGCAATAGTTTAGCTTGAAGATCGAAGGCCATTTCACCAATCTCATCAAGAAATATGGTTCCATTATTTGCCTCTTCAAATAATCCTTTCTTATCTTTCACTGCACCGGTAAAAGACCCTGCTTTATATCCGAACATCTCGCTTTCCAGAAGTTCCTTACTAAATGAAGAGCAGTTTATAGCCACAAAAGATTTACCACTTCTTGAACTACTTCCATGAATTGCTTGTGCAAAGACTTCTTTCCCGGTTCCTGTCTCTCCTGTTAGCA
This genomic interval from uncultured Bacteroides sp. contains the following:
- a CDS encoding sigma-54 dependent transcriptional regulator — its product is MNKVLIIDDENQIRKLLARMMELEGYEVYQAINCQSGLKQIEINNPEVVLCDVRLPDGNGVDLVLKIKKLFPQTEVVLLTAHGNIPDGVQAIKNGAYDYITKGDDNNKIIPLISRAMEKALINRRLEKLEAQVGKQYSFQNIQGNSKQIKEAVSLAQKVSATDVPVLLTGETGTGKEVFAQAIHGSSSRSGKSFVAINCSSFSKELLESEMFGYKAGSFTGAVKDKKGLFEEANNGTIFLDEIGEMAFDLQAKLLRILETGEFIKIGETKPTKVNVRIIAATNRNLAKEIEENHFREDLFYRLSVFQIHLPALRERKEDIEFIARSFIEDFGTKLSKQILKVSDEFIDALTQHNWKGNIRELRNVIERSLIICNEDELTLQDLPIEIQNTHFEEIVGKSYSNFELAAMERRHIARVLEYTKGNKTEAARLLKIGLTTLYRKIEEYKL